The Vescimonas coprocola genome includes a window with the following:
- a CDS encoding relaxase/mobilization nuclease domain-containing protein, which translates to MANIKFIAVSRSLSGILDYVTNREKTVERLISGVNCMAQTAQDEFEAVKKQFRKTDGRSYYHIVQAFAPDDPLDFDTAHESGLKFAKYFKGYQCVVVTHMNTAHIHNHIIMNSVNFENGQKFHQSAREMQQAKEYSNQLCREYGLSFTESKADPFRIPAWKKRLCRTIKEAMENCATREEFIAFMAEYGYKVRWEANQKYITYTTPENVRCRDNKLFDQTLLRSSMEAYFDMGGCEYLESRIDATEYGELLPTVDDAVCGLISILDALNTGDNDRFHLETLHHSKQEIRRILERGGKIDRTVEYAVDDEEEEEEYEQYHGFSMRM; encoded by the coding sequence ATGGCAAACATTAAATTCATTGCTGTCTCACGCAGTCTGAGCGGTATCCTGGACTATGTTACAAACCGTGAGAAAACGGTGGAGCGTCTCATATCCGGTGTCAACTGCATGGCTCAAACAGCTCAGGATGAATTCGAAGCGGTAAAGAAACAGTTCCGCAAAACAGATGGCCGTAGCTACTACCACATCGTCCAAGCCTTCGCCCCGGACGATCCGCTGGATTTTGATACAGCGCATGAGAGCGGGTTGAAGTTTGCGAAATACTTCAAGGGCTACCAGTGCGTGGTGGTCACGCATATGAATACGGCGCACATCCACAATCACATCATCATGAACTCGGTAAACTTTGAAAACGGCCAGAAGTTTCACCAGAGCGCCCGGGAGATGCAGCAGGCCAAGGAATACAGCAACCAGCTCTGCCGGGAGTATGGCTTGTCCTTCACCGAGAGCAAGGCGGATCCGTTCCGTATTCCTGCTTGGAAGAAACGGCTGTGCCGTACCATTAAGGAAGCTATGGAGAACTGTGCTACCCGTGAGGAGTTCATCGCATTCATGGCGGAGTACGGCTACAAGGTGCGATGGGAGGCGAATCAAAAATACATCACCTACACCACACCGGAGAATGTCCGATGCAGAGACAATAAGCTCTTCGACCAGACGCTTCTGCGCAGCAGCATGGAAGCCTACTTCGATATGGGCGGCTGTGAGTATCTGGAAAGCCGCATCGATGCCACCGAGTACGGTGAACTCCTGCCTACGGTGGACGATGCAGTCTGCGGTTTGATCTCCATTCTGGATGCGCTGAACACCGGTGACAATGACCGCTTCCATCTGGAAACACTGCATCACAGCAAGCAGGAGATCCGGCGTATTCTGGAACGCGGCGGCAAGATCGACCGCACGGTGGAATACGCCGTAGATGACGAAGAGGAAGAGGAAGAGTACGAGCAGTACCACGGGTTTTCTATGCGGATGTAA
- a CDS encoding plasmid mobilization protein has product MAKNQFIRARVAGWEKDCIRRKADAAHMTESEFVRRAAMDREVTVIEGMDELLRELRYQGNNLNQLTVMARQGRITQVNYEPFTEVYRNAWQTLNSLLSHAV; this is encoded by the coding sequence ATGGCTAAGAATCAATTTATCCGCGCCCGCGTTGCCGGGTGGGAAAAGGACTGCATCCGCCGTAAGGCGGATGCAGCTCATATGACCGAGAGCGAGTTTGTGCGCCGGGCGGCTATGGATCGTGAGGTCACGGTCATTGAAGGTATGGATGAGCTCCTGCGGGAGCTGCGCTATCAGGGAAATAACCTAAATCAGCTCACGGTCATGGCTCGGCAGGGGCGTATCACACAGGTGAACTATGAACCCTTTACGGAGGTGTACCGGAACGCATGGCAAACATTAAATTCATTGCTGTCTCACGCAGTCTGA
- a CDS encoding helix-turn-helix domain-containing protein, whose product MFRRWPKRDPNKYYYLVPNEVFNLGLSSHEIAVYNYLLRCEDRRTYQCHPSYRTIGKAVQLSENTVRKYVAGLEEKGLIHTEPSTITTKDGRVRNGSLIYTIRPIQEALELNYQRQFLRAERDIERTKAEKRLAELNRQNKKEESA is encoded by the coding sequence ATGTTCCGGCGTTGGCCTAAGCGAGATCCGAACAAGTATTACTACCTCGTGCCAAACGAGGTGTTCAACCTCGGTCTCAGCTCGCATGAGATTGCCGTCTACAATTACCTTCTGCGCTGCGAGGATCGCAGAACCTACCAGTGCCATCCCAGCTACCGCACCATCGGAAAGGCGGTGCAGCTGAGCGAAAACACCGTGCGGAAGTATGTGGCCGGTCTGGAGGAGAAGGGGCTTATTCACACCGAGCCCAGTACCATCACCACAAAGGACGGCCGCGTGCGTAACGGAAGTCTCATCTACACCATCCGCCCCATTCAGGAAGCACTGGAGCTGAACTATCAGCGGCAGTTCCTGCGGGCGGAGCGTGACATAGAGCGGACAAAGGCAGAGAAACGGCTGGCCGAGTTGAATCGGCAGAACAAAAAGGAGGAAAGCGCATGA
- a CDS encoding helix-turn-helix domain-containing protein yields MQESTFTNYDQLPLFLNANTVAQVLGVSISSAYELMHETGFPALRIGSRIVVPKEEFRRWVDAQTGGDA; encoded by the coding sequence ATGCAAGAATCCACATTTACCAACTATGACCAGCTGCCGCTGTTCCTCAATGCGAACACGGTGGCGCAGGTGCTGGGCGTGTCCATCTCCAGCGCCTATGAGCTCATGCACGAGACGGGCTTCCCCGCGCTGCGGATAGGCAGCCGCATCGTGGTACCCAAAGAAGAGTTCCGCCGGTGGGTAGATGCGCAGACAGGAGGTGATGCCTGA
- a CDS encoding RNA dependent RNA polymerase has product MPLVKYRIYELSARAVISYGRQQEGAYAFQLSAAETEKCKSLSAPHEQDDNALFYQTMCVLRGDAFTGRPGGQLVTDLSDIIFYMDFSGIFDRSGARKKYRIRQEKAKALFRSEGVSLDFGSGPHRYLAFERSGSMSRQARLTFIREDFYDTVRRRIMMDMTIGDCQLSKLYAYNGLMLSGGIRIDGIGIDRPHRVVVIDNPTRTERNVSVITVEDDGTQSSTRKYHRVEKKEDIEITCFDGEGLISKEYARVVDEKLCGKKVHTSFQIRMPYVKGMLHEVDFKDFLTLCGTDTITDLWGMEHSVRDVDVILTKSMFKGYGWLTASGMNWEDYRTVFRKYRHALYITNVSKEKPEQTTELNYQFLTTVSIQGDEFRPADLPDGWDHSPETDERNWLTKQTELRYYNLCANPQFRQNYFLEKADRISWWERHQGKDQILAAVLKKNPRFINEPVYAKRLEDEADKIVEQYAVGRLIVAGDNRYLSGDLLDFLAFLLPTVPPRKRRQRMFYSTVMTDHFPESSFYAPQAAYAHDDACTLLRNPHIARNEELQLSFYDAKEERKQMRHYYFGHLTDVVMVDSNMLAAERLGGADYDGDMIKTISDPILNACVRRNYNLYRYEKHKSLTNTENIPLLMIPTAQPQIRSADDWEARFETVRSTFSSRVGQICNAALDRSIIAYNENSDAEERERCREETETLAILTGLEIDSAKSGIRPDLDEYLTHKTVKRSAFLKYKTLVEEAETRRAWYEPTHAAKVKAFFKKVDWDEVDSNVERLPYLAQQLKKNTPRIKAKPAKDEELFSFAAQQPDWREQLDSDKLAAVDALLRDHDACLSRIRACRVPVKEKKRKSDVDRILYAREQEDDYDPDELYALFGGLPPEKVSALRQAMREQAWHLMDEDARERFLREWLPEFEDIYDLLTDFRFGSYRILGDIVCDMEDENTGREKKQLFRESDSKAFTAMMSAFADKSASRSYRDAVTAKCRELLTAIVRPALAVRYVVALGRRDLLWDLLPEYIEKNVLEVRDD; this is encoded by the coding sequence ATGCCGTTGGTGAAATACAGGATCTACGAACTGTCCGCCAGAGCCGTGATCAGCTACGGAAGGCAGCAGGAGGGTGCATACGCCTTCCAGCTCAGCGCCGCCGAGACAGAAAAATGCAAATCACTTTCCGCGCCCCATGAGCAGGACGATAACGCATTGTTCTATCAGACTATGTGCGTGCTGCGCGGCGATGCCTTCACCGGAAGACCCGGTGGGCAGCTGGTGACTGACCTCTCGGACATCATTTTCTATATGGACTTCTCCGGCATATTCGACCGGAGCGGTGCCAGAAAGAAATACCGGATCCGGCAGGAAAAAGCGAAGGCCCTGTTCCGTTCCGAGGGCGTGAGCCTTGATTTTGGCTCCGGCCCGCATCGCTATCTTGCCTTTGAGCGTTCGGGCAGCATGAGCCGGCAGGCGCGGCTGACCTTCATCCGGGAGGATTTTTATGACACGGTGCGCCGCCGCATCATGATGGATATGACCATCGGTGACTGCCAGCTCAGCAAGCTCTATGCCTACAACGGCCTGATGCTGTCCGGCGGTATCCGCATTGACGGCATCGGCATTGACCGGCCCCACCGGGTGGTGGTCATCGACAATCCTACGCGCACAGAGCGGAATGTCAGCGTCATCACCGTAGAGGACGACGGAACGCAGAGCAGTACCCGCAAATATCACCGGGTGGAGAAAAAAGAAGACATCGAAATCACCTGCTTCGACGGCGAGGGGCTGATCTCAAAAGAATATGCCCGCGTCGTGGACGAGAAGCTGTGCGGGAAGAAAGTCCACACCTCATTCCAGATCCGTATGCCCTATGTCAAGGGTATGCTGCACGAGGTGGACTTCAAAGACTTCCTGACCCTCTGCGGGACGGACACCATCACCGATCTGTGGGGCATGGAGCATTCCGTCCGGGATGTGGACGTCATCCTCACCAAGAGCATGTTCAAGGGATACGGCTGGCTCACTGCCAGTGGCATGAACTGGGAGGACTACCGGACGGTGTTTCGCAAGTACCGCCATGCGCTGTACATCACCAATGTGAGCAAGGAGAAACCGGAACAGACCACCGAGCTGAACTATCAGTTTCTGACCACCGTTTCCATTCAGGGCGACGAGTTCCGCCCCGCCGATCTGCCGGACGGCTGGGATCACAGCCCGGAGACGGACGAGCGAAATTGGCTCACCAAGCAGACGGAGCTACGGTACTATAACCTCTGCGCAAACCCGCAATTTCGGCAGAACTACTTTCTGGAGAAAGCGGATCGGATCAGCTGGTGGGAACGGCATCAGGGCAAAGACCAGATCCTTGCCGCCGTGCTGAAAAAGAATCCGCGTTTCATCAACGAACCGGTCTATGCCAAGCGACTGGAGGATGAAGCCGATAAAATCGTGGAGCAGTACGCCGTCGGCCGGTTGATCGTAGCGGGAGACAACCGTTATCTTTCCGGTGATCTTCTGGACTTTCTGGCATTTCTGCTCCCGACTGTTCCGCCGCGCAAACGCAGGCAACGGATGTTTTACAGCACCGTCATGACCGACCACTTCCCGGAGAGTTCCTTCTATGCACCCCAGGCGGCCTATGCCCATGACGACGCCTGCACGCTGCTACGCAATCCGCACATTGCCCGCAACGAGGAGCTACAGCTTTCCTTCTACGACGCGAAGGAAGAGAGAAAGCAGATGCGGCATTACTATTTCGGGCACCTGACGGATGTGGTGATGGTGGATTCCAATATGCTGGCTGCGGAGCGGCTGGGCGGCGCTGACTACGACGGCGATATGATCAAGACCATATCTGATCCGATCCTGAATGCCTGCGTCCGCCGCAACTACAACCTCTACCGCTACGAGAAACACAAATCCCTCACCAACACAGAGAACATTCCTCTGCTGATGATCCCTACGGCCCAGCCCCAGATCCGCAGTGCCGACGACTGGGAGGCACGCTTTGAGACCGTTCGCAGCACCTTCTCCTCCCGCGTCGGCCAGATCTGCAATGCTGCGCTGGATCGCAGCATTATCGCCTACAACGAAAACTCCGATGCCGAGGAGCGGGAGCGCTGCCGGGAGGAGACGGAAACATTAGCCATCCTTACCGGGCTGGAGATCGACTCGGCTAAGAGCGGCATCCGCCCCGATCTGGATGAGTACCTGACCCACAAGACCGTCAAGCGCAGTGCCTTCCTCAAATATAAGACGCTGGTAGAGGAGGCGGAGACCCGGCGCGCCTGGTACGAGCCTACCCATGCGGCCAAGGTAAAGGCGTTTTTCAAAAAGGTGGATTGGGACGAGGTGGACTCCAACGTGGAGCGCCTGCCGTATCTGGCACAGCAGCTGAAAAAGAACACGCCGCGCATCAAGGCAAAGCCCGCCAAGGACGAAGAATTGTTTTCCTTTGCTGCCCAGCAGCCGGACTGGAGGGAACAGCTGGATTCCGATAAGCTGGCGGCGGTAGATGCGCTGCTGCGGGATCACGACGCCTGCCTCTCACGCATCCGGGCCTGCCGCGTTCCGGTGAAGGAGAAAAAGCGGAAGAGCGATGTGGATCGCATCCTGTATGCCAGAGAGCAGGAAGATGACTACGATCCCGACGAGTTGTACGCCCTGTTCGGCGGTCTGCCGCCGGAAAAGGTATCTGCCCTGCGGCAGGCCATGCGGGAACAGGCATGGCACCTCATGGACGAGGATGCACGGGAGCGCTTCCTGCGGGAATGGCTGCCGGAGTTTGAAGACATATACGATTTGCTGACCGATTTCCGCTTCGGCAGCTACCGCATCCTCGGAGACATTGTCTGTGATATGGAGGACGAGAACACCGGCAGGGAGAAAAAGCAGCTGTTCCGCGAAAGCGACTCGAAAGCCTTCACCGCCATGATGAGCGCCTTCGCGGACAAATCCGCCTCCCGGAGCTACCGTGATGCGGTGACGGCCAAGTGCCGGGAGCTGCTGACCGCGATTGTAAGACCGGCTTTGGCCGTGCGCTATGTGGTGGCTCTCGGCAGACGCGACCTGCTGTGGGATCTGCTGCCGGAGTATATCGAGAAAAATGTTCTGGAGGTGCGGGATGATTAA
- a CDS encoding DUF6339 family protein: protein MSKIHIKYMTDEALATVKANTDAITGKLIENPKSSSWLKDFFPGTLWVTKKYEIEEFALRVPKDGKDRETDIYNSILLYEHLRHLPLYVLTDERFWCWINFEIGYEVALKYMPVKKGSSVFKDHWLLTQGKRRGLFFGVLSRCYFRVALSIDETLDDPYELAKFVIENPLRFRELTWRSFSSEKMIVIGTLKAEMRVMGEYPQAEENTKHFAEIAKSLSKLGSVMLLDCMTEKDIEEYVYKKYKRMIEEDLANRGLFDKLKDAVIKVFK from the coding sequence ATGAGTAAAATCCACATTAAATATATGACAGATGAAGCCCTGGCAACAGTAAAGGCCAATACAGATGCTATCACGGGAAAACTCATCGAAAATCCGAAAAGTTCCTCATGGCTAAAAGATTTTTTTCCCGGCACACTATGGGTAACTAAGAAGTATGAAATTGAGGAGTTCGCACTTCGAGTTCCTAAGGATGGCAAAGACCGTGAAACGGATATCTACAATTCTATTCTTCTGTATGAACATCTCCGCCATCTTCCACTTTATGTTTTAACGGATGAGCGCTTTTGGTGTTGGATAAATTTTGAAATCGGGTATGAGGTAGCTCTTAAATATATGCCTGTAAAGAAGGGGTCCTCTGTGTTTAAGGATCACTGGTTATTGACTCAGGGAAAACGTCGAGGCTTGTTTTTTGGAGTTCTCTCTCGTTGCTACTTCCGTGTTGCATTGTCCATTGATGAAACACTCGATGATCCTTATGAACTCGCAAAATTTGTTATTGAAAATCCTCTGCGATTCAGAGAATTGACTTGGCGCTCTTTCTCCAGTGAGAAAATGATTGTCATTGGTACCTTAAAAGCAGAAATGCGTGTTATGGGCGAATATCCTCAAGCAGAAGAGAACACCAAGCATTTTGCTGAAATTGCCAAATCGCTATCAAAACTTGGAAGCGTAATGCTTCTTGACTGTATGACAGAAAAAGATATTGAAGAATATGTATATAAAAAGTATAAGCGGATGATTGAAGAAGATCTTGCCAACCGTGGTCTTTTTGACAAACTCAAAGATGCGGTCATCAAGGTATTCAAATAA
- a CDS encoding DNA adenine methylase, protein MQQRNLKPILKWAGGKTQLLAEISHVYPDGFGKTIRRYAEPFVGGGAVLFDILSKYELDEVYISDVNAELINMYLVVRDQADELIAILTNYQTEYLACGDECRKQYYYNKRDEFNELIINGESKAGVKSAALFIFLNRTCFNGLYRANRNGLFNVPKGDQANPLICNVENIYAVSAALKNVQIVCGDYSASKSFIDKHTLVYLDPPYRPLKGRDSFISYTETEFDDSCQRALAGFIEEINASGAYIILSNSDPKNVDPEDDFFEDLYIDYDVQRIQAKRRINRNADLRGYITELLIKNY, encoded by the coding sequence TTGCAGCAAAGAAATCTAAAACCCATATTAAAATGGGCCGGAGGTAAAACCCAGCTTTTAGCCGAGATTTCTCATGTTTATCCTGATGGCTTTGGTAAAACTATTCGGCGTTATGCAGAACCATTTGTTGGCGGTGGTGCTGTGCTCTTTGATATATTGTCAAAATATGAGCTTGATGAGGTATATATTAGCGATGTAAATGCAGAGCTGATCAATATGTATCTTGTTGTTCGCGATCAGGCGGATGAATTGATTGCTATATTGACTAATTATCAAACCGAATACTTAGCCTGTGGGGATGAATGTCGCAAACAGTATTATTATAATAAGCGCGACGAATTCAATGAGCTGATCATTAATGGAGAAAGCAAGGCCGGCGTCAAAAGTGCTGCACTGTTCATTTTCTTAAATCGGACTTGTTTTAACGGCTTATACCGCGCAAATAGAAACGGTCTTTTTAATGTTCCTAAGGGCGATCAAGCTAATCCGTTAATTTGCAATGTAGAAAATATTTATGCTGTTTCTGCGGCGTTGAAAAATGTTCAAATTGTATGTGGTGACTATTCCGCATCGAAATCATTTATCGACAAACATACTCTTGTATACCTTGATCCCCCGTATCGTCCCTTAAAAGGGCGAGATAGTTTTATTTCATATACCGAGACAGAATTTGACGATAGTTGTCAACGTGCGCTTGCTGGATTTATTGAAGAAATAAATGCGAGTGGTGCTTATATTATTTTGAGCAACTCCGACCCCAAAAATGTCGATCCTGAAGATGACTTTTTTGAGGATTTGTATATTGACTATGATGTTCAACGCATACAGGCAAAAAGAAGAATCAACAGAAATGCAGATCTTCGTGGCTACATTACGGAACTCCTAATAAAAAACTATTAA
- a CDS encoding Fic family protein: protein MRTFNYSAIKEQKWDSDVLGLIAAIYKEAGKQELYLKQRPEELEKLVEIAKIQSTEASNAIEGIVTTSTRIRQLVEEKTTPRNRDEQEIAGYRDVLSIIHESFDAIPITQNYILQLHKILYSHMNNPLAGRTKSVQNYITATYPDGHVETLFTPLTPYETPEALDRICEEYNRVIGNMELEPLIAIPVFIHDFLCIHPFNDGNGRMSRLLTTLLLYRNGFYVGKYISLEAKIAKNKDLYYDALAQAQTGWHEGTEDVVPFIKYLLGTILAAYKDFEDRMAFVETKLPALEMVRRASKNRIGRFNKQDIRELCPTLSDSSIEGALRKLVAVGELKKEGKGKNTCYFRLN, encoded by the coding sequence ATGAGAACCTTCAATTACTCCGCAATCAAGGAACAGAAGTGGGACTCGGATGTTCTTGGCCTGATTGCAGCTATATACAAGGAAGCTGGAAAGCAAGAATTGTATTTGAAGCAGCGTCCGGAGGAACTCGAAAAACTCGTGGAAATTGCCAAGATACAGAGCACCGAGGCATCGAATGCCATCGAGGGCATCGTCACCACGAGTACCCGAATCCGGCAGCTCGTCGAGGAGAAAACCACGCCGAGGAACCGAGATGAGCAGGAGATCGCTGGATACCGCGATGTGCTGAGTATCATTCATGAGAGCTTTGACGCGATTCCAATTACGCAGAACTACATCCTTCAGCTTCACAAAATCCTGTACAGCCACATGAATAACCCGCTTGCGGGCCGCACAAAAAGCGTGCAGAATTATATCACTGCCACCTATCCGGACGGTCATGTGGAAACGCTGTTCACGCCGCTTACCCCTTATGAAACGCCGGAAGCGCTGGACAGAATCTGCGAGGAATACAACCGCGTAATCGGGAATATGGAACTGGAGCCGTTAATTGCAATTCCGGTTTTCATCCATGACTTCCTGTGCATCCACCCATTCAATGACGGGAACGGGAGAATGAGCCGCTTGCTCACGACGCTGCTTCTGTACCGAAACGGCTTTTATGTCGGCAAGTATATCTCCTTGGAAGCCAAAATCGCCAAAAACAAGGATTTGTACTATGATGCGCTTGCACAGGCGCAAACCGGCTGGCACGAAGGCACAGAGGATGTAGTGCCTTTCATCAAGTATCTGCTCGGGACAATTCTTGCGGCGTATAAGGACTTTGAGGATCGCATGGCGTTTGTGGAAACCAAGCTGCCCGCACTGGAAATGGTGCGCAGAGCAAGCAAGAATAGAATCGGGCGGTTTAATAAGCAGGACATCCGGGAGCTCTGCCCGACGCTCAGCGACAGTTCCATTGAGGGTGCTCTGCGGAAGTTAGTCGCCGTTGGTGAACTGAAAAAAGAAGGAAAAGGTAAAAACACCTGCTATTTCAGACTGAATTAA